A single Cnuibacter physcomitrellae DNA region contains:
- a CDS encoding ParB/Srx family N-terminal domain-containing protein, with protein sequence MPSSSPLRFTAAAAIAVGLTLASVTSASAAPAPAAPVSAAPAAASSSVDVKDPSCAADDARALCADPEELLDVRIGDVHPTQPSLGYDEVYYKLGRYSTELSKDAINKKFDDWCEANGQEEAASASSNATLTDPSTFTCTVPVGSETPDTIEPMKTVVIGPGGTLYLTDGHHTLTSFLEDSGPDVHVRLRVLGNLSGLSQTDFWDTMQAQKWVWLRDVDGNAITPSQLPTNVGLSNFEDDRYRSIMYFGRDIGYSADGAVPFQEFYWGSWLHAHPEFGVADWDQDDWAASLALVKRITQAQAALAPSTVIDQASGYTAADLSAFTKWNDGKAENKGEWAKLSVPYAESKPGKLAYMTAYRATLPAFGVTSPTPGQVLDTRTVVFSGTGADGAVVAVTEADGAPVPGTTPVTVEGGAWTTTGTFPSSVGGPLTVTITQTNGSEVTTSTVTFTLPDVVRLPAPVITSPAADAALVGPTVTFAGTGTPGVHVVLGVAPTSTVQGRMSALAAPEPADPADPIVVAADGTWSVTVALEPGDWTARAVLVELDARGGVPTVLSDASDPVRFALAAAATPTNPAAPGGSVGTGGTGADTAATGSTLASTGLDLGSYGLGLLLAVVGAAALVARRALRARRA encoded by the coding sequence GTGCCCTCCTCCTCACCTCTGCGCTTCACCGCCGCCGCCGCGATCGCGGTCGGCCTCACGCTCGCCTCGGTGACGTCGGCGTCCGCCGCGCCCGCGCCCGCCGCACCCGTCTCCGCCGCCCCCGCCGCCGCGTCGTCCTCCGTCGACGTGAAGGATCCGAGCTGTGCCGCCGACGACGCCCGCGCGCTCTGCGCGGATCCCGAGGAGCTCCTCGACGTGCGGATCGGCGACGTGCATCCGACCCAGCCCTCCCTCGGCTACGACGAGGTGTACTACAAGCTCGGGCGGTACTCGACCGAGCTGAGCAAGGACGCGATCAACAAGAAGTTCGACGACTGGTGCGAGGCCAACGGGCAGGAGGAGGCCGCGTCGGCCTCCTCGAACGCGACGCTCACCGACCCGTCGACCTTCACCTGCACGGTCCCTGTCGGATCGGAGACGCCGGACACGATCGAGCCGATGAAGACGGTCGTGATCGGGCCCGGGGGCACCCTCTACCTCACCGACGGCCACCACACCCTGACCTCGTTCCTCGAGGACTCCGGCCCCGACGTGCACGTGCGCCTCCGTGTGCTCGGCAACCTCAGCGGCCTCAGCCAGACCGACTTCTGGGACACGATGCAGGCCCAGAAGTGGGTGTGGCTGCGCGACGTCGACGGCAACGCCATCACGCCGTCCCAGCTGCCGACGAACGTCGGGCTCTCGAACTTCGAGGACGACCGCTACCGCAGCATCATGTACTTCGGACGCGACATCGGTTACTCGGCCGATGGCGCCGTCCCGTTCCAGGAGTTCTACTGGGGCAGCTGGCTGCACGCCCACCCCGAGTTCGGCGTGGCGGACTGGGACCAGGACGACTGGGCCGCCTCCCTCGCCCTCGTGAAGAGGATCACCCAGGCCCAGGCCGCACTCGCGCCCAGCACCGTGATCGACCAGGCCTCCGGTTACACGGCCGCCGACCTGAGCGCGTTCACGAAGTGGAACGACGGCAAGGCGGAGAACAAGGGGGAGTGGGCCAAGCTGTCCGTCCCGTACGCGGAGTCGAAGCCCGGCAAGCTCGCCTACATGACGGCGTACCGCGCCACGCTCCCCGCCTTCGGCGTCACCTCGCCCACCCCGGGCCAGGTCCTCGACACGCGGACCGTCGTCTTCAGCGGCACCGGCGCCGACGGCGCGGTGGTCGCGGTGACCGAGGCCGACGGCGCGCCCGTCCCCGGCACCACCCCGGTCACGGTCGAGGGCGGTGCCTGGACCACGACGGGCACGTTCCCGTCGTCCGTCGGCGGTCCGCTGACCGTCACCATCACCCAGACGAACGGGTCGGAGGTGACCACCTCGACGGTGACCTTCACCCTCCCCGACGTCGTGAGGCTGCCCGCGCCCGTCATCACGTCGCCGGCCGCCGACGCGGCCCTGGTCGGCCCCACGGTGACGTTCGCAGGGACCGGCACCCCGGGCGTCCACGTGGTGCTGGGTGTCGCGCCGACCTCGACCGTGCAGGGTCGGATGTCGGCCCTCGCCGCACCGGAGCCGGCCGACCCCGCCGACCCGATCGTCGTCGCGGCCGACGGCACCTGGTCGGTCACCGTCGCCCTCGAGCCCGGCGACTGGACCGCGCGCGCCGTCCTCGTCGAGCTCGATGCCCGGGGCGGGGTCCCGACGGTCCTCTCGGATGCGTCCGACCCGGTCCGCTTCGCCCTCGCCGCAGCGGCGACCCCGACGAACCCCGCCGCCCCGGGCGGGTCCGTCGGGACCGGCGGCACCGGCGCGGACACCGCCGCGACCGGCAGCACCCTCGCCAGCACGGGCCTCGACCTCGGGTCGTACGGCCTCGGTCTGCTGCTCGCGGTCGTCGGCGCCGCCGCGCTCGTCGCCCGCCGCGCGCTCCGCGCCCGCCGCGCGTAG
- a CDS encoding gamma carbonic anhydrase family protein: protein MVEVHETASVAATAVLSGDVTVGPGARVLAGAVLDGSRGRVVVGEDVLVMEHALLRGRPEHPVVVGDAVLIGPHTNITGARIEDEAFIATGACVFAGALVGARSELRIHAVLQVNSTLPPDTVVPIGWIAAGDPAQLFSPDRHDELWAVQRELDFPGTMYGVPRGTPMRSLMRRLSEAFGDG, encoded by the coding sequence ATGGTGGAGGTTCACGAGACGGCCTCGGTGGCCGCGACCGCGGTGCTGAGCGGGGATGTGACGGTGGGACCGGGTGCGCGCGTGCTCGCCGGCGCCGTGCTCGATGGGTCACGCGGTCGGGTGGTGGTGGGGGAGGATGTCCTCGTCATGGAGCACGCCCTCCTCCGCGGGCGTCCGGAGCACCCGGTCGTGGTCGGTGATGCGGTCCTGATCGGTCCGCACACCAACATCACCGGAGCCCGGATCGAGGACGAGGCGTTCATCGCGACCGGGGCGTGCGTGTTCGCGGGGGCGCTGGTCGGAGCGCGGTCGGAGCTGCGCATCCACGCCGTGCTGCAGGTGAACTCCACCCTGCCCCCGGACACGGTGGTCCCGATCGGCTGGATCGCGGCAGGCGACCCGGCGCAGCTGTTCTCGCCCGACCGTCACGACGAGCTCTGGGCCGTGCAGCGCGAGCTCGACTTCCCCGGGACGATGTACGGCGTCCCGCGCGGCACGCCCATGCGATCCCTGATGCGGCGCCTGAGCGAGGCCTTCGGGGACGGCTGA
- a CDS encoding BCCT family transporter → MTREDQRSTLPTDGVSLTADDVRSSNSGVRRSRRVLDEVTHPALIPGIGVEDTPRSFTTNWLVLAVAGALVLGVVVWGFLSPDSISAVGSESLAWVTTNFGWLFSALALVTIVFMFVVGYGRTGGIRLGSDEESPEFSTVSWIAMLFSAGMGIGLLFWGPAEPLQYFLDVPYGFSSEPGSNDAMLDALAQSILHWGPMAWAFYALVGGAIAYAAYRRGRAPLISAIFRPIFGERTEGWLGSIIDVFAIIVTLFGTGVTLGMGTLQIASGIEYVAGIGPMGNGALVGIVTILTAAFVVSAVSGVKRGIRALSNINMMIAAVIGLAVLILGPTLFLLNIIPASVPAFFGDLWTMLMRNPAQGDHAASFMATWTDYYWAWWISWTPFVGMFIAKISRGRTLREFVTVVIVVPSIVCIAWFGILGGTTMLFESQGRGISDAGSSEAVLFAVLENLPFGVILSVLAMVSIVLFFVTSADSAAIVMGSVSQRGRPEPSRWVTVFWGILLGAAALALLLAGGETALSGLQSIMVVSALPFAIIAVGIMIAWAKELRTDPYILRTRFARAAIAQGVRRGIEEHGDDFVFEAAGVASEDGAGAGIDTEDPALTSWYETATGMIPVAPGENEATDASGAAVRDDGRPVETDPAPAGRRP, encoded by the coding sequence ATGACTCGAGAAGACCAGCGCTCGACGCTGCCCACCGATGGCGTGAGCCTGACCGCCGATGACGTCAGAAGCTCGAACAGCGGCGTCAGGAGGTCGAGACGCGTGCTCGACGAGGTGACGCATCCGGCTCTCATCCCGGGGATCGGCGTGGAGGACACGCCGCGATCGTTCACCACGAACTGGTTGGTGCTCGCCGTGGCCGGCGCACTCGTGCTGGGGGTCGTGGTGTGGGGCTTCCTCTCACCCGACTCGATCAGCGCGGTCGGATCGGAGTCTCTGGCCTGGGTGACGACCAACTTCGGCTGGCTGTTCTCGGCGCTCGCGCTCGTGACCATCGTCTTCATGTTCGTCGTCGGCTATGGCAGGACGGGCGGCATCCGCCTCGGGTCGGACGAGGAGTCGCCCGAGTTCTCGACGGTCTCGTGGATCGCGATGCTGTTCTCGGCCGGCATGGGCATCGGACTGCTGTTCTGGGGGCCCGCGGAACCGCTGCAGTACTTCCTCGACGTCCCCTACGGCTTCTCGTCGGAGCCCGGCAGCAACGATGCGATGCTCGACGCGCTCGCCCAGTCGATCCTGCACTGGGGGCCGATGGCGTGGGCGTTCTACGCCCTCGTCGGCGGAGCCATCGCGTACGCCGCGTACCGGCGCGGGCGCGCGCCCCTGATCTCGGCGATCTTCCGCCCGATCTTCGGCGAGCGCACGGAGGGCTGGCTCGGCTCGATCATCGACGTCTTCGCGATCATCGTCACGCTGTTCGGGACCGGGGTGACGCTCGGGATGGGGACGCTGCAGATCGCGAGCGGGATCGAGTACGTCGCGGGCATCGGCCCGATGGGCAACGGGGCGCTCGTCGGGATCGTCACCATCCTGACCGCGGCGTTCGTGGTCTCGGCGGTCTCGGGAGTCAAGCGGGGCATCCGCGCGCTCTCGAACATCAACATGATGATCGCCGCCGTCATCGGCCTCGCGGTGCTCATCCTCGGCCCGACCCTGTTCCTCCTCAACATCATCCCCGCCAGCGTCCCCGCCTTCTTCGGCGATCTCTGGACGATGCTGATGCGCAACCCGGCCCAGGGCGATCACGCGGCCTCGTTCATGGCGACGTGGACCGACTACTACTGGGCGTGGTGGATCTCGTGGACCCCCTTCGTCGGGATGTTCATCGCGAAGATCTCACGCGGTCGCACGCTCCGGGAGTTCGTGACGGTGGTCATCGTGGTCCCGTCGATCGTCTGCATCGCGTGGTTCGGCATCCTCGGCGGCACCACGATGCTGTTCGAGTCGCAGGGTCGCGGCATCAGCGATGCAGGGTCGTCGGAGGCGGTGCTCTTCGCCGTGCTCGAGAACCTGCCGTTCGGCGTGATCCTCTCGGTGCTCGCCATGGTCTCGATCGTGCTGTTCTTCGTCACCTCGGCCGACTCCGCCGCGATCGTGATGGGATCCGTGAGCCAGCGGGGTCGCCCCGAGCCGTCCCGCTGGGTCACGGTCTTCTGGGGGATCCTGCTCGGCGCGGCGGCCCTCGCGCTCCTCCTCGCGGGAGGCGAGACCGCGCTCTCCGGGCTGCAGTCGATCATGGTGGTCTCCGCCCTGCCGTTCGCGATCATCGCCGTCGGCATCATGATCGCCTGGGCCAAGGAGCTGCGGACGGATCCCTACATCCTCCGCACCCGGTTCGCGCGGGCCGCGATCGCCCAGGGTGTCCGCCGCGGGATCGAGGAGCACGGCGACGACTTCGTGTTCGAGGCCGCCGGAGTGGCGTCCGAGGACGGAGCCGGCGCGGGGATCGACACGGAGGACCCTGCGCTCACCTCCTGGTACGAGACCGCGACCGGCATGATCCCCGTCGCCCCCGGCGAGAACGAGGCGACGGATGCGTCCGGGGCGGCGGTCCGCGACGACGGCCGCCCGGTGGAGACCGATCCGGCGCCCGCAGGGCGTCGGCCCTAG
- a CDS encoding MaoC family dehydratase, giving the protein MTDHFDPLQFRIVEPRTFEQLRVGEVFRAPSRTLTDAHASAFQAVSADNHPVHYDEVWAKAHGHSAPVVHGLQVLAFTAPGATLFPHVIGEVFIAFTGLSATFLGEVHAGDTLYSQLEITALTPDGPNGVVTAAVTVHNQRSEMVLSGEHTYLLKRTPGSE; this is encoded by the coding sequence ATGACCGACCACTTCGACCCCCTGCAGTTCCGGATCGTCGAGCCGCGCACCTTCGAGCAGCTGAGGGTCGGAGAGGTGTTCCGCGCTCCCAGCCGGACCCTCACCGACGCGCACGCCTCCGCCTTCCAGGCGGTCTCGGCCGACAACCACCCCGTCCACTACGACGAGGTCTGGGCGAAGGCGCACGGCCACTCCGCCCCTGTCGTCCACGGGCTCCAGGTCCTCGCCTTCACCGCTCCGGGAGCGACGCTGTTCCCCCACGTCATCGGGGAGGTGTTCATCGCGTTCACGGGGCTGTCGGCGACGTTCCTCGGCGAGGTGCACGCCGGCGACACGCTGTACTCGCAGCTCGAGATCACGGCGCTCACACCCGACGGGCCGAACGGGGTCGTGACGGCGGCCGTCACGGTGCACAACCAGCGGTCGGAGATGGTCCTCTCCGGTGAGCACACGTATCTGCTGAAGCGCACACCGGGCTCCGAGTAG
- a CDS encoding ABC transporter ATP-binding protein: protein MEDTLRADRVSVEVDAQRLLPPTSLEAAPGESVALRGPNGSGKTTLLRVLAGLQRPTSGSVSLGTLRIDDRDRRFRAAVAGLIGMPPFARDLTLAEQLAFVGISWGVPRDDADRRATTLLGELSLEALASRYPHELSSGQTQLASIALTLTRPFDVLLLDEPEQRLDADRLGLVAKALRRRLDEGAAIVFATHSDELSALLAGREVTVGTA, encoded by the coding sequence ATGGAGGACACGCTGCGGGCCGATCGGGTGTCGGTCGAGGTCGACGCGCAGCGGCTCCTGCCACCCACCTCGCTCGAGGCGGCGCCGGGCGAGAGCGTGGCGCTCCGCGGCCCGAACGGGTCGGGGAAGACGACGCTCCTCCGCGTGCTCGCCGGCCTGCAGCGGCCCACGTCCGGGTCGGTGTCCCTCGGCACGCTGCGCATCGACGACCGCGACCGGCGCTTCCGCGCGGCCGTCGCGGGACTCATCGGGATGCCGCCGTTCGCCCGCGACCTGACGCTCGCCGAGCAGCTCGCGTTCGTGGGCATCTCCTGGGGCGTCCCGCGGGATGACGCCGACCGGCGCGCAACGACCCTCCTCGGCGAGCTCTCCCTCGAAGCACTCGCCTCCCGGTACCCGCACGAGCTCAGCTCCGGCCAGACGCAGCTCGCGTCGATCGCGCTGACCCTCACCCGCCCGTTCGACGTGCTGCTCCTCGACGAGCCCGAGCAGCGCCTCGACGCCGACCGCCTCGGGCTGGTCGCGAAGGCGCTGCGCCGACGCCTCGACGAGGGCGCGGCGATCGTGTTCGCCACCCACAGCGACGAGCTGAGCGCGCTGCTCGCCGGCCGCGAGGTCACCGTGGGCACGGCGTGA
- a CDS encoding aminotransferase class I/II-fold pyridoxal phosphate-dependent enzyme, whose translation MTHALRSVETPTDLDLTPSDRILRTHLPDREAAPGMSVREADVSLRLDGGGNGLLDTTHFDTVRFPPPPWIDAAMQAAVADGSLAYTPYRGAPEVLDSLAPRISDFLGSPVTSANLALTPGTQGALFTTLSSLVNEGDLVLLADPDYLFCERILQFLGARIERIPLTFDGDEPSLDLDLVEELAAQEPVLLMFSHPNNPTGAVFPERVIRRVAELSNERGFLVMVDELYSRLVYGDTVFPHLRAQPGMADRSITLLGPSKTESMSGFRIGVVVAPTEIVKSIEQCIAMTSLRAPAYSQRLLERWLVDDAEFLAERIGDLHRLREQSLAALRAVSGVRVQAQDGTAYLFVDVSAFGATDVEIAGALQREAGVIVSPGYQFGPSGTGHFRICFARDETEWAQALERMVVCLTGFATRAGLVG comes from the coding sequence ATGACCCACGCTCTGCGTTCCGTCGAGACGCCGACAGACCTCGACCTGACTCCGAGCGACCGGATCCTGCGCACGCACCTCCCGGACCGCGAGGCCGCGCCCGGCATGTCGGTGCGCGAGGCCGACGTCTCGCTGCGGCTCGACGGCGGTGGCAACGGGCTGCTCGACACCACGCACTTCGACACCGTCCGCTTCCCCCCGCCGCCGTGGATCGATGCAGCGATGCAGGCGGCCGTCGCCGACGGCAGCCTGGCCTACACGCCCTACCGCGGCGCCCCGGAGGTCCTGGACTCGCTGGCCCCCCGGATCTCCGACTTCCTCGGCTCGCCGGTGACCTCGGCCAACCTCGCGCTCACGCCGGGCACGCAGGGCGCGCTGTTCACGACCCTCTCGTCCCTCGTGAACGAGGGCGACCTCGTGCTGCTGGCGGACCCGGACTACCTGTTCTGCGAGCGCATCCTGCAGTTCCTCGGCGCACGGATCGAGCGCATCCCCCTCACCTTCGACGGGGACGAGCCGAGCCTCGACCTCGACCTCGTCGAGGAGCTCGCCGCGCAGGAGCCGGTGCTGCTCATGTTCAGCCACCCCAACAACCCGACCGGCGCCGTGTTCCCCGAGCGGGTCATCCGCCGGGTCGCCGAGCTGTCGAACGAGCGCGGCTTCCTCGTCATGGTCGACGAGCTCTACAGCCGACTCGTCTACGGCGACACCGTCTTCCCCCACCTGCGTGCACAGCCCGGGATGGCGGATCGGTCGATCACGCTGCTCGGCCCGTCGAAGACGGAGTCGATGAGCGGGTTCCGGATCGGCGTCGTCGTCGCCCCGACCGAGATCGTGAAGTCGATCGAGCAGTGCATCGCCATGACCTCTCTCCGCGCCCCGGCGTACTCGCAGCGCCTGCTGGAGCGCTGGCTCGTCGACGACGCGGAGTTCCTCGCCGAGCGGATCGGCGACCTCCATAGACTGCGCGAGCAGAGCCTCGCCGCACTACGGGCGGTGTCGGGAGTGCGCGTGCAGGCACAGGACGGCACCGCCTACCTCTTCGTCGACGTGTCGGCGTTCGGGGCGACCGATGTCGAGATCGCCGGCGCCCTGCAGCGCGAGGCCGGCGTCATCGTCTCGCCCGGATACCAGTTCGGACCCTCGGGCACGGGCCACTTCCGGATCTGCT
- a CDS encoding MarR family winged helix-turn-helix transcriptional regulator — MSDQEQSAEATLRASRALLGVVARSVSAALHEITLPQFRVLVILAGEGPLRSGAIAQRMGSHPSTFSRTVDRLVAGGWVARTPSATSGRERIIGLTAAGASLVAEVTERRRREIAEILVRLTPADRARVEEALQLFADAAGEPSARDLLTLGL, encoded by the coding sequence ATGTCGGACCAGGAGCAGTCTGCGGAGGCGACGCTGCGGGCGTCGAGAGCGCTTCTCGGCGTCGTGGCGCGGAGCGTCTCCGCGGCCCTCCACGAGATCACGCTGCCGCAGTTCCGCGTGCTCGTGATCCTCGCCGGGGAGGGGCCTCTGCGCAGCGGCGCGATCGCCCAGCGGATGGGCTCGCACCCGTCCACGTTCAGCCGCACCGTCGACCGGCTCGTCGCCGGCGGATGGGTGGCGCGCACACCGAGCGCCACGAGCGGCCGCGAGCGGATCATCGGCCTCACCGCCGCGGGCGCGAGCCTGGTCGCCGAGGTCACCGAGCGCCGGCGACGCGAGATCGCCGAGATCCTCGTCCGCCTCACCCCTGCCGATCGAGCCCGCGTCGAGGAGGCGCTGCAGCTGTTCGCGGATGCCGCGGGCGAGCCCTCCGCCAGGGACCTGCTCACCCTCGGCCTGTGA
- a CDS encoding N-acyl homoserine lactonase family protein — protein sequence MTRIAVTPVPVGSLLAGEERLPITVHVIEHPEGRILVDTGMTSLHEAVADMEPILDPLDAQGFDVSSVAAVVNTHLHFDHCGGNHLFAGTPIHVQRRELEDARTLDPYTIREWVDAPGVTYVPVDGESELLPGVRLVSAPGHTRGSQIVVVDAEGGPIVIAGDTAVWFGELDDPATEGQRLIRSLEPSEVWLAHSDEPWRPR from the coding sequence ATGACACGGATCGCAGTGACGCCCGTCCCGGTCGGATCGCTCCTCGCCGGAGAGGAGCGCCTGCCCATCACCGTGCACGTGATCGAGCATCCGGAGGGGCGCATCCTGGTCGACACCGGCATGACGTCCCTCCATGAGGCGGTCGCCGACATGGAGCCCATCCTGGATCCCCTCGACGCCCAGGGCTTCGACGTGAGCAGCGTCGCCGCGGTCGTGAACACCCACCTGCACTTCGACCACTGCGGCGGGAACCATCTCTTCGCGGGCACGCCGATCCACGTGCAGCGCCGTGAGCTGGAGGACGCCCGGACACTGGATCCCTACACGATCCGCGAGTGGGTGGATGCCCCCGGCGTCACCTACGTGCCGGTCGACGGGGAGTCGGAGCTGCTGCCGGGCGTGCGGCTCGTCTCGGCTCCCGGACACACCCGGGGATCGCAGATCGTGGTCGTCGACGCGGAGGGCGGCCCGATCGTCATCGCCGGCGACACGGCCGTGTGGTTCGGCGAGCTCGACGACCCCGCCACGGAGGGCCAGCGACTCATCCGTTCGCTCGAGCCCTCCGAGGTCTGGCTCGCCCACTCCGACGAGCCCTGGCGCCCGCGCTAG